From one [Ruminococcus] lactaris ATCC 29176 genomic stretch:
- a CDS encoding DUF5702 domain-containing protein: MNMFSYDTFEKEGKYHLCGGGVNLSNYESNYNTQSEAWNNEAVTFSENKTLTNKMINSSNNYSYGNEVEYIIYGNSNEKNKKSAYGTIFAIRYALNLPPEFQENWNDGTLSGMAIAIESASSGIIPAPLFKLVVVLGLTAAETASDMQYLKNRMPVELVKNKDQLTWTYAGYSEKAVSGKGFFYSDYLKLILFTKLTGNNEYAVYARIADVIQANMGQKISNNSGFVMKKANVYYSAEANLKVEPLMLNLPLTSDYSGSVSDGIIGQIKYKAYKGY; this comes from the coding sequence AGAGGGAAAATATCATCTGTGCGGTGGTGGAGTGAATCTTTCAAATTATGAAAGTAATTATAATACACAGTCAGAAGCCTGGAATAATGAGGCAGTAACTTTTTCGGAGAATAAGACATTAACCAATAAGATGATCAATAGTTCCAATAACTATTCTTATGGAAATGAAGTGGAGTATATCATTTATGGAAATTCCAATGAAAAAAATAAAAAATCAGCGTATGGAACTATTTTTGCTATCCGGTATGCCTTGAATCTGCCGCCGGAATTTCAGGAAAATTGGAATGATGGTACATTAAGTGGTATGGCGATTGCAATAGAGAGTGCTTCCAGTGGTATTATTCCTGCTCCGTTATTTAAGTTAGTTGTAGTTTTAGGATTAACGGCAGCAGAGACTGCAAGTGATATGCAATACTTAAAAAATAGAATGCCGGTGGAATTAGTAAAAAATAAAGATCAGTTGACATGGACTTATGCAGGATATAGCGAAAAAGCAGTTTCTGGAAAAGGGTTCTTTTACAGTGATTATCTGAAACTGATTTTATTTACAAAATTAACAGGCAATAATGAATACGCGGTATATGCCAGAATTGCTGATGTTATACAGGCAAATATGGGACAAAAGATCAGTAATAATTCCGGTTTTGTTATGAAAAAAGCGAATGTCTATTATTCAGCAGAAGCAAATTTAAAGGTAGAGCCATTAATGTTAAATCTGCCGCTTACATCGGATTATTCAGGAAGTGTATCAGATGGAATTATCGGACAGATAAAATATAAGGCATACAAAGGCTATTAA